CAGTCACGCGTTCGTCGCTCGCCTTCCATGTCTCCGACAGAACCCGTCCGTAGGGATCCAAGATCATCGCGTTTCCAGTCCGGATTTCGTCGTCGTCCACCCCTACTCCATTGCTAAAGATCAGAAACAGCCCGTTGTCGTGAGCCCGGCTGGGCAGCCAGCGCATCAGCCAACCCCGGCCCTTGTCGCTTCGAAACTCCCGTTCGATCGCCTCAGGATTCTCCCGCCGCTGATCCCAAAGCTGGCGGTCAATCATTCCCATCAAATGCGGATTGCGGCTGCGAACGGCCCCGGTCTGATGAGGTGCCAGAAGGACTTCCGCCCCCCGCAAGGCCGTCATGCGCACATTCTCGATTAAGTTGCAATCATAGCAAATCAGCACCCCGGCACGAAATCCCCCGGGCAGATCGAAGACCGTCAATTCCGATCCGCCCCGAATCAACGGATGCTCGAACGCGTGAATCTTGCGATGCCGGAACCATCGTCCATCAGGGAGCGCCACGACATAACTGTTGTGGTACTGGCCGGATTCTCCCCGTTCCACCCATCCCGCCCCCAAGGTCATCCGAAACTGGACGGCGAGCCTCCTCAATCGCTCGGTGCTCGGGCCCGGAATCGGTTCGGAGAGAGCGTCCAAAGCTTCCGGTTTCAGGTTTCGAATAAACCAATAACCGGACACACAACACTCCGGAAAAACCACCAATTCTACGCCCTCACCCGCGGCGTCCTTCACCAATTCTTCCATGACCCGGAAGTTCGACTCTTTATCTCCCGGCGCACTCTCCATTTGCACCGCCGAGGCCTTCAATTTTTTCTTCATAGGATGTTCCATGACCAAGTGACACGCTCACATTCCGCGGTCCTCCGGGCGAATCAATCGAAAGGGTTTCGGCTCCGGAGCATCGGGAAAACTTGCACCTCCGCAGCGCCTGCCCTTGCGAAAAACCTCCACCTCCAAAATAGCATTGTCGCCATCGGCCCGCACCAGGCAAAAGTCGGCCCGCGGACTCGGGCCAAAGCCCAGATCCAATCCCATCCACCGCGCCGGCAAGGTCGAGAATCGCTCCCAGGCTTCCTGCCATGAACCCCTCAACATCATGGCCGCACGCCGCACTCCCTCGACGGGTGTCAACGCGGATCCCGAAAAATTCGATTTGCCCGGTTCGCGCACAACGAGATCCAACCCCACTTCCAGTTCAAGGTTTCCCAATGGATACCGTCCCGGCGGCGCTCCCGCGGCCGACATGGCGTCCGTCACGTAGCCGATCCCATGCTCCCCCTGCAAGCGGTGAGCCAGCCTGAAGAGCGGAGGAGAAACGTGAACACTGTCGGGTATCATCATCACTCTGAATCCCTCCTGATCCAAGACCCGCCAAAGCACATTGTCGTGCCGGTCCAGTTCCTTGGGAATCGCATTGCCAAGGTGGGTGAACAGGCTGGCGCCAGCCGCGCGCGCCTCCGCGAGCTGTCGGGCCGAAGCGTCTGTGTGCCCGAGGCTCACGCGCATGCCCAGCCGAACCGCTTCCCGGATCGAGGCGATCGCCCCGGGACGCTCGGGGGCCAGCGTCAACAGCACCGGCAGGTCCCCGGCGGCATCGCGCAACTCACGGATCTTCTCGGGACTCGGATCCTCCATCTTGGCCGGATCGTGCGCGCCATGGAATCCGGGTTGGTCCGAAAGAAAGGGCCCTTCCACATGCCATCCAGCCCAAGCGGCGCGGAGCGCTTCGTGCGAGGCTCGCAGTGTGGCGAGCCGTCCAAGCTTGCTTAACAGCCGCGGCCACGCATCGGTCACCAGCGTCGGCAAGAAGACCCCACATCCATGCCTCGCCAGGGCCTCCGTGGCTTTCACCGCCGGCTCGGACTCGAGTGGAAGTCTTTGAAAATCGACTCCCGCGAAACCATTCACCTGCAAATCGCAGAGTACTGGCGCCAGCCACCATTCGTCGTCACCGGACGAAGGAGCGGGCTCGATGGCTCGAACATGATCCGCGTCCCTGGAAATCGAAACCGTTTCCCGGTTGTCCAGTCGGCGTGCTCGCAGGATGGGCCAGGATTCCCCCATGAACGGAGTGTTTCGGCGATCTCAAGCTGAGCCGGGCCGGGCCAATCCCAGCTTTAACTCACCTTGCGCAGTTTGGTGACGCGCCCCACCGAAACCCACTCCACAACGAAAATGTTCCCATCCCGGTCGAAGCACGCGTCGTGGGGGTGGATGAAACGCCCGGCCTCCCAGGTCTCCGGCTTGGTCCGCATGATGAAACCACCCTGGCCGCCTTTGTTGAGCACGCGATCCGTCCATGCCTGGTCGTAACCCAGGTGGTCGATCAATCGATTGTCTTTGTCGAAAAGCGAAACGCGCGCGTGCAAATCGGGACACATGAGCACATCGCCTCGCGTGTCCAAATGCGCCGGATAGCTCAGTCCTTCCACCG
Above is a genomic segment from Verrucomicrobiota bacterium containing:
- a CDS encoding acyltransferase, which gives rise to MKKKLKASAVQMESAPGDKESNFRVMEELVKDAAGEGVELVVFPECCVSGYWFIRNLKPEALDALSEPIPGPSTERLRRLAVQFRMTLGAGWVERGESGQYHNSYVVALPDGRWFRHRKIHAFEHPLIRGGSELTVFDLPGGFRAGVLICYDCNLIENVRMTALRGAEVLLAPHQTGAVRSRNPHLMGMIDRQLWDQRRENPEAIEREFRSDKGRGWLMRWLPSRAHDNGLFLIFSNGVGVDDDEIRTGNAMILDPYGRVLSETWKASDERVTADLDGSLLDEATGRIWIQARRPELYHPLTVPLGIEKETRALKFQE
- a CDS encoding N-acetylglucosamine-6-phosphate deacetylase is translated as MGESWPILRARRLDNRETVSISRDADHVRAIEPAPSSGDDEWWLAPVLCDLQVNGFAGVDFQRLPLESEPAVKATEALARHGCGVFLPTLVTDAWPRLLSKLGRLATLRASHEALRAAWAGWHVEGPFLSDQPGFHGAHDPAKMEDPSPEKIRELRDAAGDLPVLLTLAPERPGAIASIREAVRLGMRVSLGHTDASARQLAEARAAGASLFTHLGNAIPKELDRHDNVLWRVLDQEGFRVMMIPDSVHVSPPLFRLAHRLQGEHGIGYVTDAMSAAGAPPGRYPLGNLELEVGLDLVVREPGKSNFSGSALTPVEGVRRAAMMLRGSWQEAWERFSTLPARWMGLDLGFGPSPRADFCLVRADGDNAILEVEVFRKGRRCGGASFPDAPEPKPFRLIRPEDRGM